GGGTTTGATGCTCATCATACATTACCTAAGTCAGCAGAATTTGCAGCTTATTTTAAGAAGGCTGGCCTTGATGTTAATGATCCCGTGAATATGGTTTGGAGAGAGGCTAAGGAACACAGTACTACAGCGATTGGGCAAGCAAAATCAAAGGAACATCTTAAACTATGGAAGGATTTTATGTCTGGCAATCCTAAAGCAACGAAAGAACAAATACTTAAACAAAGGGATGTTATTGAACAAAAAATTTGGGGAAACGCGAAAGGTAATACGCCAACTCAATAACTATATTTGCAAAATATGGAAAAAAAGTTTTATAGGTTTAGAGCAGAGGATAAAAAAGGCTCTGTAAGAATTAAGTCTAAAGTTGATTATGATACTTTAGATATTCTCAGGAAAGATTCTCCACTTATTGAGAACAACCAATTCTTTATTGCAAACGGGACGAAGTTTTTTGATATTGTCCAGTTTGATGATAGTTTAAATTTTGCAATATCAAAAAAAATGAAGAATTTGTTGGATTCAAATAATATTACTGGTTGGAGGTGCTTTCCAATTGTTATCGAAAATTCTAAAGAAGAGTATTTTGGATTTCAAAACACAGGAATAGCAGGTCCGATAACCAACTTGGAGGCTGTGAATAATTATGAGACCGAGTTTAGGGAATTTGACATTACTACTTGGGATGGGTCTGATATTTTTAATTTGGATGGAAGTTTGTTCAACGTATGTACAGAAAGGGTAATTGATTTATTACAAAAGGAAAGAGTTAGTAATTTAGAGATAGCATATCTGTAATTTTCCTGTAAGTATCCCCAAAAACCGGACAATTTAAAAGTAGAGAAAAAAGCTCTAATTTTAATTTGTAATGAAAAAAAGCAAATTCACCGAAACACAAATTATCACCATGCTCAAGGAGCATGAGAGTGGTAAAAAGACGACAGACATATGTCTTTTTTATGAGGATTTATGAAGGATGTGTTGTTTGATTTTTGCAAACAAATAGGGAGCCACAATGATTAGTATTGAACTGGTAAGCGAAGTTGATAAAAATGGAATTGAACTTTGTGATTTATCTTTTGACATAGCTACAAACCAAATTAAGCTTAACAGTAAATTAATGTAAGAACTTCTTAATCTTTGTTTTGTAAATAACGTAATAAAATAAAATAGAATTAAATAAAATAAAAAAAACATAATAGTTTTGTATGTAATTATCCATACAACAAACTGAACGTTTTCAATAAATAAATTAGCTAATGAAAAATCAAAAAGAAAAGAATTGCCACTATAGCAAATTATCAAAATTACAAGTATCTCAATTAAACCCTGAAGAATCCAATATTTACAACCTTCTATTAATACATTAAAAATATTTTTCATTTCACTTACTAATTACAGTAATGTAGGCAAAATTAGATAGTTCTTTTTAGGCCTTGTTGTTTCTATTGGCATCTAATATCTCTACCAAAACCCAACAGTAGTCCATTTTATTTTTCAATTTTAGCACAATCTTAAGCAATTTTATTATTCCCATCCTAAAACCGTTTGGAATCCACCTCCTATAAAGTTTAGCCAACTATTTCTGTTTATTGTTTATCAATTACAACCATCTCCTGTACATTCTTCTGAATTTTTAGAATCACTAAAATTAACTTGGGTTGCTGGAGTTTCAGTAGAGCTATTCCCAGTAATACTATACTGATGTTCCATAGGTGGAAATAATGAACCTGGTCCCTCTCCGGATTGAGTTGGTGTTCTATTAAATAGAAGATATGAATTTCCGCTTTTCTCATCAGTTATCCATAATTCGTAAGCAGGAAATCCATCAGTAGTCCCTTGTATTTTATAATCGAAAGTTTGATTTCCGGATTTATCAAGAACTGGGCTGCCATCTGAATTTACATTTGGAGTAATTGTAACTGCGAGATAATAATCTATTGAAGGAGCGCCTGGCGCCAATTTATTAGAAGCATTAACGGTCAAATAAACTGTTGTTGATGTTCCACTTTCTAAAGCCGGTTTATCATAAGTTGGAGTGGGTCCAGCTTCTCCAAGGGAAGAGGTCTGGGTAACTGTCGTTCCGTCAGAGGCTAGCCCAGTACTCGAACTTGCTGTATTATTCAGTTTTGTAGCCGTTTTATTTTCAAAATCAACTTTAACTTTTTGTTCTGTTCGATAAGCTGTTGAATTTACTGAATAAAAATTTCTATTATCTCCAGCAAAATACTTTGTAGGATTACAAGGGATATAAGGAGAAATACATGGAATATATTGAGGGTTGTATACTTTCTCCATTGGTATAAAAGCTCTTGCCGTAACAATATATTTTTCTAAACCTTCTAAATCAATA
This DNA window, taken from Bacteroidota bacterium, encodes the following:
- a CDS encoding DUF3238 domain-containing protein; its protein translation is MLGTNGTPAPTNISNLLGKRQYEISNHLGNVQAVVLDFKIPVDDGSNSTANGIADYYIANIVNAQDYYPFGMIMPARDFSSSGYRYGFNSEEKDDEVKGVGNSYIFKFRIYDPRLGKFLSIDPFAKSYAWNSPYAFAENDVIRAIDLEGLEKYIVTARAFIPMEKVYNPQYIPCISPYIPCNPTKYFAGDNRNFYSVNSTAYRTEQKVKVDFENKTATKLNNTASSSTGLASDGTTVTQTSSLGEAGPTPTYDKPALESGTSTTVYLTVNASNKLAPGAPSIDYYLAVTITPNVNSDGSPVLDKSGNQTFDYKIQGTTDGFPAYELWITDEKSGNSYLLFNRTPTQSGEGPGSLFPPMEHQYSITGNSSTETPATQVNFSDSKNSEECTGDGCN